The genomic region GATGAATTGCCGCCCATCACCATGCAGAATCAACAAATGGGCATGCCCCTCGACCTATTCCTGAATCTCTATGAACAAAACAGCAAATACTACGCCGTTCTGCTGGGCGACAAGGGCGACCCGGCTTTTGCCAGCATGCTGAAAAATGCTACAAAGCCTGCCATCAAGCAGGCTTTGGCTGAAACACATGATATTGACCCCATCGAATTGGACTTCATTCTGGAGTATGTGCTTTCCGCCATGATCGGCATCATGAGTTACTGGTATCGGCGGGACAAAGCGCTGCCGGCAGAGGACTTGATTGGGCTCATGCATGACCTGATGGAGAACGGCGTGACGAAGCGGTTGTCAAAGCCACAATAAAATTGCCCCCTATGGCAGCGTCAAATGCTGCCGTAGGGGGCGCGTTTTTTTCTGTCTGTTTGCGGAGGCAGTCTAGGCCTCCTTGGTATGCGCTGTGAAGGAACGACGTTACACGGGTTGTCTTGAAAGGGTGCGGATTTTCACTTCGTGCTCCCCGATAATCGCTGCTATGGACCTTTGGTCTTCCTGCATATCGTCTATCTTGCGATGGAGCGTTTGGAGCATCCCCATGACGTCTTCTTCCTCGTTGCGTTCCAAGCGATCAAAGCGACGATTGACTTCTTGCTTGAGTGACTTTATTTCTTCGCGCATTCCTTGTAGACCGGCCTGAAAATCCCTTAGTTCCCGCAGCATCTGGTTTTGAAACTCGTTGTCGTTCACGCTAAGCCCCTCTCCATGATCTGCTGTTTGGCTTGTCTTTAGTATGTCAGGTTTTGATAAGGGCAAGCATCAAGTTTATGGCGCTTACAGCCACGCAGCCGCCTATACATTGAAGGGCTATCGCAGGGCTTGTTATCTTGCCAACCGACAAAAATGTTGTCTATCGTTCGAATGGTTTAGGGACGACGATCTTTTTCACTTAAGTTACTTGCATAATCTCTGAATTTAGGGGTACATGCCTGCTATGAAAAAAGCCATCGTTGCTGCTGGCGCCGTCTTCATCGCTCTGTCCGTCGGTACTTATGTTTTCGCCAACGGCACTATGATCCAGGATCGCTTTATCACCGAGAATCTACCGAATCAGCAGATCGATTTGCAAAGCAGCGATTTGTCCGAATATCCATCACCAGATGGAACGAAGCGCGTTGTGCTTCAAATATCGCAGGTTGACCCGATATCGGGACATTTGATGTTGGTTCCAGAAATTCGATGGAGTGACGGCGCCAAGCAAAGGCTGGATATCTCTTTTCTTGATATGAATGAGGAACGTGAACGACAGCCGCATGCAATCTGGTTATCGGATGATAAGGTCTTAC from Heliomicrobium undosum harbors:
- a CDS encoding TetR/AcrR family transcriptional regulator, which codes for MNKQPEATAQTRQNLIDAFWSLYGEKRIEKITVKEITARAGYNRGTFYEYFQDVYDVLAQIEQSLIPSMDELPPITMQNQQMGMPLDLFLNLYEQNSKYYAVLLGDKGDPAFASMLKNATKPAIKQALAETHDIDPIELDFILEYVLSAMIGIMSYWYRRDKALPAEDLIGLMHDLMENGVTKRLSKPQ